One window from the genome of Aquabacterium sp. A3 encodes:
- the xdhA gene encoding xanthine dehydrogenase small subunit encodes MTTPDTPASPTRPIRFVHRAQVQQVDHLPPTTTVLQWLREHAHCTGTKEGCAEGDCGACTVVVGEADPVTGAWQQRTVNSCIAFLPTLDGKALLTVEDVAPSPRELHPCQQAMVACHGSQCGFCTPGFVMSLWNLYQQHDTAPTRPELADALSGNLCRCTGYRPILDAGQQMFDAPRVAFDPQPWLQALNTLAGDAPLVYEGPDAATPGQRARFWAPRSLDELARLRADMPAARLLAGSTDIGLWVTKQFRALGDIIYLGRVAELQTIQTDATQGVLTIGAGASLEDAWQALTHAVPSLREIWLRFASPPVRHAGTLGGNIANGSPIGDSAPILLALDAQLVLRHGDTVRELPLNAFYLDYMKNALQPGELVQALKVPLPAAHQVVRAYKISKRRDSDISAVCAGLMLQMDGDTITEARLGWGGMAATARRATHAEAALRGQPWTEATLRAAQATLAQDFTPLTDLRASNTYRLKVAANLLERLWLETRPNAPLAADQVQVWPAQA; translated from the coding sequence ATGACCACGCCCGATACCCCTGCCAGCCCCACCCGCCCCATCCGCTTCGTACACCGGGCCCAAGTGCAGCAGGTTGACCACCTGCCGCCCACCACCACGGTGCTGCAGTGGCTGCGCGAACACGCCCACTGCACCGGCACCAAAGAGGGTTGCGCCGAGGGCGACTGTGGTGCGTGCACCGTGGTGGTGGGCGAGGCCGACCCCGTCACCGGGGCCTGGCAGCAGCGCACCGTCAACTCGTGCATCGCCTTTTTGCCCACGCTGGATGGCAAGGCCCTGCTGACGGTGGAAGACGTGGCCCCCTCGCCGCGCGAGCTGCACCCCTGCCAGCAGGCGATGGTGGCCTGCCATGGCTCGCAATGCGGCTTCTGCACCCCGGGCTTTGTGATGAGCCTGTGGAACCTGTATCAACAGCACGACACCGCCCCCACCCGCCCCGAGTTGGCCGATGCCCTGTCGGGCAATCTGTGCCGCTGCACCGGCTACCGGCCCATCCTGGACGCCGGGCAACAGATGTTTGACGCGCCCCGCGTGGCCTTTGACCCCCAGCCCTGGCTGCAGGCCCTCAACACCCTGGCGGGCGATGCGCCCCTGGTGTACGAAGGCCCCGATGCCGCCACACCGGGCCAGCGCGCTCGCTTCTGGGCCCCGCGCAGCCTGGACGAGCTGGCCCGCCTGCGTGCCGACATGCCCGCCGCCCGCCTGCTGGCCGGCAGCACCGACATCGGCCTGTGGGTGACGAAGCAGTTCCGCGCCCTGGGCGACATCATTTACCTGGGCCGCGTGGCCGAGCTGCAAACCATACAAACCGACGCCACGCAAGGGGTGCTCACCATCGGCGCTGGCGCCTCGCTGGAAGACGCCTGGCAGGCCCTGACCCATGCCGTGCCCAGCCTGCGCGAGATCTGGCTGCGCTTTGCCTCGCCCCCGGTGCGCCACGCCGGCACCCTGGGCGGCAACATCGCCAACGGCTCACCCATTGGCGACAGCGCCCCCATCCTGCTGGCGCTGGATGCCCAACTGGTGCTGCGCCACGGCGACACCGTGCGCGAGCTGCCCCTGAACGCCTTCTACCTGGACTACATGAAGAACGCGCTGCAGCCCGGCGAGTTGGTGCAGGCCCTGAAGGTGCCGCTGCCCGCTGCCCATCAGGTGGTGCGCGCCTACAAGATCTCCAAACGCCGCGACAGCGACATCTCGGCCGTGTGCGCCGGCCTGATGCTACAGATGGATGGCGACACCATCACCGAGGCCCGCCTGGGCTGGGGTGGCATGGCCGCCACCGCACGGCGCGCCACCCATGCCGAGGCCGCGCTGCGTGGCCAACCCTGGACCGAAGCCACCCTGCGCGCTGCCCAGGCTACGCTGGCTCAAGACTTCACCCCGCTGACCGATCTGCGCGCCAGCAACACCTACCGCCTGAAGGTGGCCGCCAACCTTCTGGAACGCCTGTGGCTGGAAACCCGCCCGAACGCACCCCTGGCGGCCGACCAGGTGCAGGTCTGGCCCGCCCAGGCCTGA
- the xdhB gene encoding xanthine dehydrogenase molybdopterin binding subunit, translating to MTTAASQSNTQPASAAGRSLPHESAMMHVAGRAPYIDDLPELAGTLHAALGLSPVAHGRLLHIDVAGLKALPGVVDVLTAADIPGVNDCGAIVHDDPILADDTVMYLGQPMFAVLSDNREAARRAAARAKDFVRIEPLPALLTPEAAHAAQQYVVPPMRLTRGDVPTALSQAPHRLKGRFDQGGQEQFYLEGQISYAIPQERGGIWLHCSTQHPSEMQHAVAHALGLHAHDVQVECRRMGGGFGGKESQSAIFACIASVAAQRLQRPVKLRPDRDDDFMITGRRHCFVHQFEVGHDDEGRLLAADVEMISRAGFSADLSAPVMARALCHFDNAYWLPAVDINGYCARTNTQSNTAFRGFGGPQGALAVEVIMDSVARRLGKDALDVRLANLYGTTERNTTPYGQVVEDNVLHELIAELEATSQYRQRRASIQAYNASSPVLKKGLALTPLKFGISFNVVHLNQAGALVHVYTDGSILVNHGGTEMGQGLNTKVAQMVAHTLGVSLEQVRVTATDTSKVVNTSATAASTGSDLNGKAAADAAQQIRRRLVTHLSTLHGAEPDDIQFANGLVHVGDETLTFQQVVMSAYMARVQLWSDGFYATPKLSWDRERMQGRPFYYYAYGAAVSEVLVDTLTGEWKLLQADVLHDVGQSINPALDIGQVEGAFIQGMGWLTSEELVWHPQTGKLLTHAPSTYKIPTASDCPAHFNVRLFKNQNVEDTIYRSKAVGEPPLLLPFSVFFAIRDAISAVGQHRVDPPLRAPATPEAILDAVDAVKAAA from the coding sequence ATGACCACCGCCGCCAGCCAATCCAACACCCAGCCCGCCTCGGCCGCCGGGCGCTCGCTGCCGCACGAATCGGCCATGATGCACGTGGCCGGCCGCGCGCCCTACATCGACGACCTGCCCGAGCTGGCCGGCACCCTGCACGCCGCCCTGGGCCTGTCGCCCGTGGCACATGGCCGCCTGCTTCACATCGATGTGGCCGGCCTCAAGGCCCTGCCCGGCGTGGTGGATGTGCTCACCGCCGCCGACATCCCCGGCGTCAACGACTGTGGCGCCATCGTGCACGACGACCCCATCCTGGCCGATGACACGGTGATGTACCTGGGCCAGCCCATGTTCGCTGTTCTTTCGGATAACCGCGAGGCTGCTCGCCGCGCCGCCGCCCGCGCCAAAGACTTTGTGCGCATCGAGCCCCTGCCCGCCTTGCTCACGCCCGAGGCCGCCCACGCCGCCCAGCAGTACGTGGTGCCGCCCATGCGGCTGACCCGGGGCGATGTGCCCACCGCGCTCAGCCAGGCCCCGCACCGCCTCAAAGGGCGGTTTGACCAGGGCGGGCAAGAACAGTTTTACCTGGAAGGGCAGATCTCGTACGCCATTCCGCAAGAGCGCGGCGGCATCTGGCTGCACTGCTCTACCCAGCACCCCAGCGAGATGCAGCACGCCGTGGCCCATGCCCTGGGCCTGCACGCCCACGACGTGCAGGTGGAATGCCGCCGCATGGGTGGCGGCTTTGGCGGCAAAGAATCGCAGTCGGCCATTTTTGCGTGCATTGCCTCGGTGGCCGCGCAGCGCCTGCAGCGCCCCGTCAAGCTGCGCCCCGACCGCGATGACGACTTCATGATCACCGGCCGGCGGCACTGCTTTGTGCACCAGTTCGAGGTGGGCCACGACGACGAAGGCCGCCTGCTGGCCGCCGATGTGGAGATGATCTCGCGCGCGGGCTTCTCGGCCGATCTGTCGGCCCCGGTGATGGCCCGCGCCCTGTGCCACTTCGACAATGCCTACTGGCTGCCCGCGGTGGACATCAATGGCTACTGCGCACGCACCAACACGCAAAGCAACACCGCCTTCCGGGGCTTTGGTGGCCCGCAAGGCGCGCTGGCGGTGGAGGTGATCATGGACAGCGTGGCCCGCCGCCTGGGCAAAGACGCGCTGGACGTGCGCCTGGCCAACCTGTACGGCACCACCGAGCGCAACACCACGCCCTACGGCCAGGTGGTGGAAGACAACGTGCTGCACGAGCTGATCGCCGAGCTGGAAGCCACCAGCCAATACCGCCAGCGCCGCGCCAGCATCCAGGCCTACAACGCCAGCAGCCCCGTGCTCAAAAAAGGCCTGGCGCTGACGCCGCTGAAGTTTGGCATCTCGTTCAACGTGGTGCACCTGAACCAGGCCGGCGCGCTGGTGCATGTGTACACCGATGGCAGCATCTTGGTGAACCACGGCGGCACCGAGATGGGCCAGGGCCTGAACACCAAGGTGGCCCAGATGGTGGCCCACACCCTGGGCGTCAGCCTGGAGCAGGTGCGCGTGACCGCCACCGACACCAGCAAGGTGGTCAACACCTCGGCCACGGCCGCCTCCACCGGCTCAGACCTGAACGGCAAGGCCGCCGCCGACGCGGCCCAGCAAATCCGCCGCCGGCTGGTCACGCACCTGTCCACCCTGCACGGGGCAGAGCCCGATGACATCCAGTTTGCCAACGGCCTGGTGCACGTGGGCGATGAAACGCTGACATTCCAGCAGGTGGTCATGAGCGCCTACATGGCCCGCGTGCAGCTGTGGTCAGACGGCTTTTACGCCACGCCCAAACTCAGCTGGGACCGCGAACGCATGCAGGGCCGGCCCTTCTACTACTACGCCTATGGCGCGGCCGTCAGCGAGGTGCTGGTGGACACCCTCACGGGTGAATGGAAGCTGCTGCAGGCCGATGTGCTGCACGACGTGGGCCAGTCCATCAACCCGGCGCTGGACATCGGCCAGGTCGAAGGCGCCTTCATCCAGGGCATGGGCTGGCTGACCAGCGAAGAGCTGGTGTGGCACCCGCAAACCGGCAAGCTGCTGACGCACGCGCCCAGCACCTACAAGATCCCGACCGCCAGCGACTGCCCTGCCCACTTCAACGTGCGCCTGTTCAAAAACCAGAACGTGGAAGACACCATCTACCGGTCCAAGGCCGTGGGCGAGCCCCCGCTGCTGCTGCCGTTTTCGGTGTTCTTTGCCATCCGCGACGCCATTTCGGCCGTGGGCCAGCACCGGGTGGACCCACCCCTGCGCGCGCCCGCCACGCCCGAGGCCATCCTGGACGCGGTGGATGCGGTGAAGGCCGCCGCCTGA